A region of Flavobacterium album DNA encodes the following proteins:
- a CDS encoding GatB/YqeY domain-containing protein, protein MSLQTQIMDEMKTAMKAKDTVALESLRAIKSAILLAQTESGAKEEISQEEEIKLLQKLVKQRKDSASIYIQQGRQDLADPELAQVAVIEKFLPAQMSAEEVEAIVRKIIADNGFSGIADMGKVMGIASKELAGQADGKAISEAVKKALA, encoded by the coding sequence ATGAGTTTACAGACCCAGATCATGGACGAGATGAAAACCGCCATGAAAGCTAAAGACACCGTAGCCCTTGAATCGCTTCGCGCTATCAAGTCGGCCATACTGCTGGCACAAACCGAAAGCGGTGCCAAAGAAGAGATATCGCAGGAAGAAGAGATAAAGTTGCTGCAAAAGCTGGTAAAACAGCGTAAGGACAGCGCCAGTATATACATCCAGCAGGGCCGCCAGGACCTTGCCGACCCGGAACTGGCACAGGTTGCCGTGATTGAGAAATTTCTCCCTGCACAAATGAGCGCAGAAGAAGTAGAAGCCATAGTAAGAAAGATTATTGCCGATAACGGATTTTCAGGAATTGCCGATATGGGCAAAGTAATGGGCATTGCCTCCAAAGAGCTTGCAGGCCAGGCCGACGGTAAAGCGATATCGGAAGCGGTAAAGAAAGCGCTGGCTTAA